A window of Nostoc sp. UHCC 0870 genomic DNA:
GGGCGATCGCTCCCCTAAATGTGGCTTTTATTTTTACGGTTATAGCTCACAGGTATCATAAATATTTGGACATATTCTACCTAGAATGTAATACGCCCAAACCCCCCTCCCCTCAAGACTTACAAGCGTAAATATAATAAATAAATATACAACTATTCCGAAGTTTCGGAATACTCAAGAATTCCATCATTAATAGTTGGATAATTACTTACTTACCTGTGTTGGTAGTCCCAGGTATGGGACAAGAAATTATCCCAATCACCGATAACATCTTGGATTAACACCGTCTTCACTGAATATTTAAGTTATTTTAAGTATTTATCCTACATAAGAAACTAAATGAGATGAGCAACAATATTAATACATGAAGTACAAATTAGTTTTTAATTGAGGATTCAAGTGGCTGAACCCATTACTACTACAGCAGTAACAGCTTTAGGCACAGTTGCTTTAGCAGGCGCAGTTGCAGCAACGGAAGGTTTCTGTGGAAAAGTTGGTGAATATGCAGCAGATAAAGCAATAGAAGCTTGGGAATCTGGTTGGGAAAATGATAAACAAGCAGGCGGAATTTCTTCCAGGGGTAATAATTCTCAAAGTTCTCCTGCCACTGCTTAAAGTTAGTTTTTAGGTTAATAGCAGACACTATTACTACTTAAACTTTGAATCCCTCTGCAATATTTGTCAGGGGGTTTAATGATGTCGTTTAATTATGAGAGAGTTGTTTATGTTGCCAGTCAAAATAGTTCGCTCCCTGTTGGCAGTATTTTTAACTTGTGTAATCGCTTTGAATTGTTTTACTAGCCCTGCTTTGGCTGATACTGGTTCAGCAATTGACTCATTTACTAACGGTTTTTGGAAAGCTTTTGGTACTGCTGTTGGTGGCATAGCAGGGAGTATAGCAACCTGTTATGCAGTAGATATTTTTATTGTTCCAGTCGCTCCACCAGTGGCTGCCTATTTAGCTACATTATGTCCTACCATTGGAGGCACAGTTGGAGGAGTGGGGGGTGCAGCAGGAACAAACGTTCTTATCGGAGCGCAGCACTAGACACTCCCTAGACAAAATGTAGATAACCATTAACAGCACCCATCTAATTGTTTTATCGGGTGCTTTTTAATTGGTTGGTTGTAAACAATGTGATTAAGCGGTGTCACAAGTCCCAGTCCTGGGACAAGAAATTATCCCAATTTTAATCACCGATAACGTTACTTTTGGCGTTTGCTACCCAAACCCCAATTTCGATACACCACCTCAAAACAAAGAAAGCTGCCCAGGCGATACATTCCCCCGGCGGCGTGTATGAAAACTGAGATGGCAGGCTGTGCATAACGCGCACAAGTTGTCTTTGTGATTATCTTCAGGTCTGAAATTAAAGTGATGCACGGTTAATGTTAAGGCCATTCTTTGGGAACGAGACAATTGGGATGTATCGTCACCGGGGCGAATACATTGCAACCCACACTTAGAACATCGCCAATTCACTTCTTCTTTGACAACGAGTGCGATATCAGACCAATTTTGGGGATAACGTTGCTGCGATTTTCTTGGCATTTTCTGATTATAAAAATGCGTAGCTATTTAATTATCAGTTTTTTAATAAGAGTAATTTACTATATATAATCCCAAAGCAACAGTCTGATAATTTTACGCCTAATAACAACGCGCTACAAAAA
This region includes:
- a CDS encoding HNH endonuclease, with the translated sequence MPRKSQQRYPQNWSDIALVVKEEVNWRCSKCGLQCIRPGDDTSQLSRSQRMALTLTVHHFNFRPEDNHKDNLCALCTACHLSFHTRRRGNVSPGQLSLF